The Mangrovimonas cancribranchiae nucleotide sequence TGCTTGCGAAACTATTGATGCCGAACTTGAAATCTCTTTCAACTTTAAACCAACAGAAACAGGATCGTATATATTTAAGTTTTGGCAAGGAGAAGATGATAATGGCGAAGACGAATATATGATTGTTGAAGTACCTGTTGTAGAATGAATTTAAAAATTAATACACTTTCATTTGGGTTTAAAAAAACTCATACAAAAATGTAGTAACAATGATACTAAAGCGCAAGGCGAACTTTACCATCTCTTTTCGAGAACACTGTTTTCTATTTGCTTAAAGTATTCTAGAAACTACGCTGAGGCAGAAGATAATCTGCAAGATACCTTTGTGACTATTTTTAAAAAAATATCACAATATAAAGGTAAAGGTTCTTTTGAAGGTTGGATGAAACGCATTGCTATAAACACAGCGTTGCAACGGTATAGAAAACAAGATGTTTTTGAAATTATCGATGAAGAAAATATTGAAAGTAATCAAGTTGATATAAATGATGACATTGATATTCCTTTAGACTATTTATTAGAATGTGTGCAAGAATTACCCGACAGATACAGACTGGTTTTTAACCTTTATGTGTTAGACGGGTTTTCACATAAAGACATTTCAGAAATGCTTTCCATTTCAACAGGAACATCAAAATCTAACCTTTCCAGAGCAAGAGCTATTTTAAAAGAAAAGGTGACGCATTATTTAGAAAAAACAAACTCACAATCATTATAATAAATGAGTGATAAAAAACATATAGACAGAATTTTTCAAGAAAAATTCAAAGATTTTGAAGCCTCACCAAGCAAACAAGTTTGGGAAGGCATTCAAAATGAGCTTCATCAATCTGAGAATAATAAAACGCCAAAAGCTATTCCTTTTTGGGTTAAACTTTCTAGCGTGGCAGCTATTTTAATTTTTATACTCGCTATAAGTGGTTTACTACAAATGGATTTTAACGAGAATGAAGAAAAAAAACCTACTGTTGTTAACACGAATACTAATAATATAAAAACAGCAGAAAACGACTCTCCTTCTAGTACAAAAACGCTTAATACAAACGCTTCCAAAAATGCATCAATAGAAGAAAGTGATAAGCAAGAGGTTTTGTTAAAACAAAAGCAAAACATAAAAACAAAGCAATATGTTTCTACGCCTTCAAAAACAGTTTCTAATAAAGCATTAACCGAAAGCGGCAAGACAGCTTCTAACACAAGTACTGTGACAAAAAACACAGGGCGTAAAAATATGGCAAGTGCCAATAAAACTCAAAACACAACACAATTAGCTAATACAAACCAAACACCTGTTAATACAAAAAATCGTACTAACTCTTTAAAACAAAAGAATATTTATCAAGCTTCTAATGATGAAAGTAGTATTTATTCTTATTCTTCAACAGCAAAAAATAGCATTACAGAAATAGAAAGCTATTTAAGCCCTAACTTAAAAACAACTATACCTAAAAATGGAATAACCGCAGATACCTTAATAACAATTCATACAGAAAATGCTATAGAAAAAGCAATAGCCACAGCTAAAGAAGCCGAACAAAATAATGAAGAAGAAAACGTAACAAACAGGTGGCAAGTTAGTGCTAACATTGCCCCTGTTTATTACAACTCTTTTGGCGATGGCTCACATATTGATGAGCAATTTGTAGGAAACTCTAAAACTGGAGAAGTTAACACAAGTTATGGTGTTAATGTAAGTTATGCTTTAAATAAAAAATGGGCGCTTAGAACAGGTATAAATTCATTAAATTTAAGTTACGATACTAATGGTGTCATCTTATACGAAAGCGCAGGAAATCAGCAAATTTCTCCTTTAAAGAATGTCTCTTTATCGTCCAGTAGTCAAAATATTGCTGCTATTAGCTCTAATACTATTCAGGCCTCTAATGTTCCTGAAATATTCTCTCAAAACTACAATGCAGCTATTAGTCAACGATTGAGCTATTTTGAAATTCCTATAGAAATAGAATACAATTTATTGGAAAGTAGATTTGGAATACAAGTTATTGGTGGTGTTAGCACCTTTTTCCTAGACGACAATCAGATTTATTCTGAATTTGATGGCTATAAAAATCATATTGGCGAAGCAAACAATATTAACGATTTAAGTTTTAGTGGTAACCTTGGGCTTGGTTTTAACTATAAATTTACCGATACGTTTAAATTTAATTTAGAACCAACATTTAAGTATCAATTTAACGCATACGAAAACACGTCTGGTAATTTTAACCCATATATTATTGGCGTGTATTCAGGATTTAGTTTTAGGTTTTAGTTGGTTAAGCTAGAATTATTATTGAAAGTAACCATAAGTGCCTTCAATAATATAAAAAAGTCACTTAGTGCCATAGGTGGCTTTTTTTAATTAAATACCTTTAATTGCTTTAATATAACCTCTCTTGCTTCCAGATTAAGAGTTCTCGTATCTTTAATAGTTAATTCCTCAGTGCTTAAAAACTTATGAATTTTCACGCGCATCTTTCCAGGACTTCCACTAAAAAATGTGTAAGAAAATCGCTTTTTATTATCGGCAAAAGTTAAAGGCACAACAGGAATTTGGTGCTTTATGGCCAACCTAAACGCACCATCTTTAAAATCGTCTAACATAATGCTTTCCTCTGGCACACCACCTTCAGGGAAAATACATATACTTAAGCCTTGCTTTAATCGTCTTTGTGCACTTAAAAACACCGCTTTTCGGCTTTTTTCAGAACTTCTATCTACCAAAATACAGGTGCGCTTATAGAAAAAACCAAACAACGGAATTTTTGCCAACTCTTGTTTGCCAACAAAGACAAACGGATTTTTAACCGATACCAACATTAACATTATATCTGTCATCGATGTATGGTTTGCTATAAACATATAACTTTTCTTAGGCTCTGGTACTTGCTCACGTACAATTTGATATCTAAATCCCATACCTATTAAAATAAACTTAGCCCAAAATCTTGCCAACTTAAAAAAGAAGGGATACCACGCTTCTTTTGATATAGAAATTAATAAAATAGGAAACAATACTATAATTGGTAAAGCTACCAAAATATAAAACCAGATACGGTATAACGCCCACAAAGGATACTTTAACACTTTCATCGCGAACAAAAATAGTATTTATAAATTGATTATATTTAAAACATACTAACATTAAAAAAACACTATTATGAGTTTACTTTATGCATTATTAATTGGTGCCATTGCTGGTTGGTTAGCTGGAAAATTAATGAAAGGTGGTGGTTTTGGAGTCTTAATGAATATCATTTTAGGTATCATTGGTGGTATTGTAGGTAATTGGGCTTTTGGCGCTTTAGGAATTTCTATTTCCGATGGTATAATTGGAGATGTAATTACTGGAGCCATTGGTGCCATCATCATTTTATTCATCGCCGGGATTTTTAAAAAGTAATTTACTCTTTAAAACTAAAACATAAAGCGGTTCTTAGGAATCGCTTTTTTTATTAATAACATATAACTACTTTTGCTACTTATTTACAATCAAGTTTAACGTAACAAGATTCCCGCTTATCGGGAAGTACTATGGCAAGAATACTTACAGGAATACAAAGTACAGGAATACCACATTTAGGCAATATTTTAGGCGCTGTTTTACCAGCAATAGAATTAGCAAACGACGACGCTAACGAATCGTTTTTATTTATTGCCAATATGCATACCCTAACCCAAATTAAAAATGCTGAAGAATTAAGACAAAACACCTATGCTGTAGCAGCAACGTGGCTAGCTTTTGGATTAGATATTGAAAAAACAGTATTCTACAGACAAAGCGATATTCCTCAAGTTACCGAACTCTCTTGGTACTTAAGCTGTTTCTTTCCATATCAACGTTTAACTCTGGCACATAGTTTTAAAGATAAAGCTGATAGATTAGCCGATGTAAACACAGGACTTTTCACCTATCCAATGCTTATGGCTGCAGATATATTAGCTTACGATGCCGAGTTTGTTCCCGTTGGAAAAGACCAACTACAACACCTTGAAATGACACGCGATGTAGCCGCTCGTTTTCATGCTAAAATGGGCGACACTTTTGTTATGCCAGAAGCCAAAATTCAAGAAAACACCAAATTGGTACCTGGAACCGATGGCGAAAAAATGAGTAAAAGCCGAAACAACTTTATCAATATCTTTTTGAATGACAAAAAACTACGTAAGCAGATTATGTCTATTCAAACTGATAGTACACCTCTTGAAGATCCCAAAGATTGGAATACCTGCAACTGTTTTGCTATTTACAGTTTATTAGCTTCGGAAGAACAAACCGCAGACATGAAAGCTAATTACGAAAATGGCGGCTATGGTTATGGGCATGCCAAACAAGCTCTTTTTGAATTGATTATTGAAAAATTTGCCGAGCCTCGTGAGAAGTTTCATTATTACATGAACAACCTTGAAGAAATTGACAAAGCACTTGCTGTTGGTGCCGAAAAAGCTAAAGTTGTTGCTAATAATGTGATTGGAAGAGTACGTGAAAAAGTGGGGTATTAAATTAATTCAAACTGTTTTCCTGGTAGTGGTCTAATAACACCTTTTAGCTCCATATTTAATAGAATGCTGGCCATTTTATAAATAGGAATTTTACATTCGAGAGCGATCACATCTAAAAGCTGTTTATTGTGTTGTTTTAGGTAATTGTAGACCTTTTTTTCATCATCTCCCAACTCAACAAACAATTGCTTTTGTATAGGTTGTTGTTTGGCGTCGTCTTCCAATTTCCAATTCAGCATTAAAGGAATATCCAACGGATTAGATAACAAATGTGCTTTTTGAAATTTAATTAAGTTATTACAACCTTCACTCATTTTATCTGTAACTCGTCCTGGTGCAGCAAATACGTCACGATTGTAAGAATTGGCAATATCTGCTGTAACAAGGCTGCCACCTTTTTCAGCCGATTCTATAACAACGGTTGCCTCACTTAATCCAGCTATAATTCGGTTCCGTTTTAAAAAGTTCTTTCTGTCAAAAACAGCTGTACTCCAAAAATCGGTAAAAAATCCTCCGTGTTTTTCAACATCGGCCACATACTTTTTATGAGTTTTAGGATAAATTTGATTAAGTCCATGCGCCAAACATCCAATGGTTTGCAAATTGTGTTTTAGAGCTGCTTTTTGCGCCGTAATATCCGTGCCATAAGCAAACCCTGATACAATAATAGGATTATAAATTGCCATTTCTTCAATTAGTTTTTCGCAAAAAGCCATTCCATTAACCGTTATTTTTCTGGCACCCACAACACTTAATATCGGTTGGTTTTTTATGTTTATTTGCCCTCTTTGGAATAGTAAAATTGGACCATCAATACAGTGTTTTAAACGTTCGGGGTAATCTGAGTCTAAAAAATAAAGACACGTAATGTTATTATTCTTTATATACTTTAGCTCCTCTTCGGCAGCTTTTAAATGATGTTTGCCAAAAACATCTCTAATCGTACTTGTGCCAATACCATCTATCTTTAATAGATTTTGCTTCTTTTCGGTTAAAACAGCTTCAGGAGAACCACAATATTGAATTAATTTTTTTGCCGTAATATCACCAATATTTGGTATATGCTGTAAGGCTAACGTATAGATAAGCTGCTGTTCTGTCATAGTATCTTTCTCATTTACAACCTACAAGAAACTAAATTTTAAGATGTTAATAAATAGTTAAGCCGGATTTTTATTCAACAACAAAAATTTATACATTTGTTTTATGCACATAGACTCTTACATAAGTGATTTATTATATCGTTACGATTGCGTGACAATTCCTGGGTTTGGAGCGTTTTTAACCACTCGTGTTTCTGCTAAGGTTCACGAAACAACTAACTCCTTTTATCCACCAAAAAAAGTGTTATCATTTAACGAGCAATTACAACATAACGATGGATTGCTAAGCAGTTATATTGCCGAAGTTGAAAAAATCCCTTATGAGTCTGCTGTAAAAAAGCTTAACAAGCACGTTAAAGCTATTAAAGCCTATTTAGTAGAAGGGGAAACCATTACTTTTGAAAACATTGGCGATTTAACATTAAATGAAGAAGGTAATATTATTTTCGATCCTTCATATCATATTAATTATCTAACCGATGCGTTTGGCTTATCGCAATTTGTATCTCAAAACGTTACTCGCGAAGCTTACAAACAAGAGGTTGAAGCTATTGAGGAAACGGTACCTTTAACAATTACTCCCGAAAAACGCCAAGCAAGACCCTATTTAAAATATGCTGCTATTGCTGTAATAGCTTTAGGTTTGGGTGGCTTTTTAGGGGCTAATTATTACGTTAACCAAATAGAAACCCAAAATCAAATAGCCCAAGAAGAAGCCAACAAGCAACTAGAAAACAAAATACAAGAAGCCACATTTGTTATTGACAACCCGTTGCCTGCTGTTACCCTAAACGTGAAAAAGCAAACAGGTAATTATCATATTATTGCTGGAGCATTTCGTGTAGAAGAAAATAGCGATAAAAAAGTATCGCAATTAAAAGCGCTTGGATATCCTGCAAGAAAAATTGGTCAAAACCGTTATGGTTTACACGAAGTGGTTTATGCTAGCTACGAGAATCGTTTGGAAGCCTTAGACGCCTTACGTGAGGTTAAAAATAACCATAATACTGCTGCTTGGTTATTGGTTAAAGCCTTAGACTAAACGTCCTTTTTAATTTTAATTAAAATTTAATACGGTGTCTTTTTTATTCGCCTTACCTTTGCATTTTCAATGTTACAATGTTATGGCACCTAAAACACCGGAACAATCTAAAACCACAATGACCGACTTGGTTTTACCAAGCGAAACCAACCCCTTAAACAACTTATTTGGTGGTGAATTATTAGCGCGTATGGATCGTGCTGCAAGTATTGCTGCCAGACGTCATTCCAGACGTATTGTAGTAACCGCATCGGTAAACCATGTGGCGTTTAATCGTGCTGTGCCTTTAGGAAGTGTGGTTACTGTTGAAGCTAAAGTATCGCGTGCGTTTAAAACCTCTATGGAAGTGTTTTTAGATGTTTGGATTGAAGATCGCGAGTCTGGTGTACGCACCAAAGCTAACGAAGCTATTTATACCTTTGTTGCCGTTGATGAAACGGGACGTCCTGTGGATATTCCAGAAATCACTCCTGAAAGTGAACTTGAAAAAGCCCGTTACGATGCTGCTTTACGCCGTAAGCAACTTAGTTTAGTGCTTGCTGGTAAAATGAAAGCTCACGATGCTACAGAGCTTAAAGCCTTGTTTGAATAGGGTTTAGTTTACATCCTATAAATCCAATGAGCTGGATCTTGGGTTTTGGTTTCTTTAAACACACTAAATCTTAAAATGGTTTTTCCATCGGAAGGGTTAGTAAACACCTCGCCTATATCTTGCTTTGTAGATAGGTTATCGCCCGTTTTCACAAAAACTTTAGATAAATTGGTATACGATGTAATATAGTTACCGTGTTGTACCATAACCGTTAAATTACCGTGCTTTATGGCTTGTACACGCATAACACGACCTTTGTAAACAGCACGTACTTTGGCATGTTCCTCGGTGGCTATACGTACGCCGTTACTTTGTATCATAACCGTTGGCACAATAGGCGATGGTTGCCTACCGTAACGCAATTTAACCACACCTTTTTCTACTGGCCAAGGTAGTTTTCCTTTATTAGACACAAAACTACTGGCCAAGGCTTTGTCTTCTGGTGTTAACGAAAATGTACTTGTAGATTTAGTCGTCTTTCCAGCAGCTTTATTAGATTTTGCAATAGCCTCACGAATAATTTTTTCAATCTCACGATCTATAGCTCTTGCTTCACGCTCTTTTTGCTTAATTTGTTGGCTATACTTGCTTAAATTTTGGTTAATAGATGCCATTAACGTTTTGTGCTGCGATAACTCTTGCTCTAGTTGGCGTTGGGCAACTCTATTTTCTTCAATTAACTTTTGTTTGTCTTGCTTTTGACGCAACAAATCTTTATTAATCTCTTGAAGTTCGGTTGTTTTTGTTTTTATGGCTTGACCTTGTTCTCGTTGATATTTAGTATATTGATTAAGGTATTGTAACCGTTTATAAGCTTGTTTAAAGTTATTAGAAGACAATAAAAACATAATTCTGCTTTGTTCACTTTTACTTTTGTAAGAATGTACAATCATTTTAGCATAATTGTCTTTTAGTGTTTCAAGTTCGGCGCGTAACTCGGTTATTTTGTTTTGGTTTGTATTAATCTCACGTGTTAATAAATTAGCTTGCTGATTGGTAACACTAATCAAGTTTTTACGAACATTAATCTTGTAGTTAACATCTTCTATTAACGTGATTTGCGACTTTTTCTTGGTTTTATTTTTAAACAACAAGTTGTTTATCTGCTGAATTTCTTTACGGAGTTCTTGACGACGTGTTTCTAACTCTTGCTGTTTTTTACTTTGAGAGAACGATAATGTGCTGCAAAAAAGCAGCAACAATGTTAAAATAAAGTATGTTTTTTTATTGGTAATAATCATTAGTCTAGTGTAATTTCGTCGTATCCTTTCGGGATTTTAAACGGGTACCTTAAATCTTGGTTCAAAGATACCGATTTGAAGTCTAGTTCTATTATAGTTTCTTGATCTCCTTCTAAAGAAATTACTTTTATGTTTTTAGGAAACGTTTGTTTCTCTATGGTTTGATATTCCAAATAGTCTATTTGTAAAAACCGTTGTGTACTAGCTTGTGCTAACTGCTGCGATTCCATATTTAAAGTGGCATTAATTAAATAGAACAACTCAAAAAGCGAAGATTGTTCATTGGGCTGAAACATATAATTATTATTATGTATGGACATCTTATGTGTCTCATTATCTAACCCAAATAATGGCTGACCAAGCAATAGGTTTTGTACCTTTTCAAAATTAACGTCTGTACCCAGCATATCACTAATATAGCTAAAGTCGCCTTCAAAATAAGTATTGTCTAATTTGTTATAAAACCCAACCGATTCTGGTGTTATTTTAGCCCTAACGATATTTAATGGCGCTGTTAACCAAATAATGCCATCTTTTAACATTCTAAATGTTACGGTATGCGATTGCGTACTGTTATCCTCGGTATAACTTATACGTACTTTTGCTTGTAATGTTTTAAAACTTGGTGCTGTTTTAAGATGCTCTTTAATAACGTATTTTTCCGAAAGGTCTGGGTTAACGTTCCCATCGGTAACAACGTGCTTTGTTTTACACCCAAAACATGTAATAAGTAACACCAGTAAAAAACCTGTAATTATTTTGTTAGGGGTTTTCTTCATTTAATTTGTAGGTTTCAGTTTTTGGGCCCTTTCACGGTACATCTTTCCTTTTGAAGCATGATTTAATTTGGTATGTGCAATGCTTAACTGTACGTAAAAATCGGACAACATTTTATCGTCTTCTATAATATAATCTAGCCCCATAGTTAACACATCTATGGCTTGGTGCGATTTATCTTGTTTATTTAATGCCACACCATTTATTAAATAGAAAATAGGTTGTGATGGATACATAATTAAAGCGTTTTCACTTTTGCTTACTACATCATCATATTGCTCTAAATCTAATTGCAGAAGCAAAATATTACGCAACACCCCAAAATTATTGCCTTCTAGATTTAAGGCTTTTTGAAAATACTCTAGGGCTTTTTCTTTATTTCCTTTTTGTAAGAAATATTGCGCCACCTCTTGATAACTTTTAGGGTCGTCTTCTTGTGCTAAGGTTGTTGCTTCTACTAAATCGGTTTCATATTCTGGGTGGTCTTTAACAAACTTTACAAAATCGGTTAAAACCATGGCTTTTGCTTGCGGTTTTATTTGTAGGCTTTTTAAAACGACTTTCATCGATGTTATAGCCTTTTCGGCCTCGCCATCTTCTAAATAAAATTTATATAGTGCTAAATGAACTAACTCGGAATTAGGCTTAATTTCTAAAAGTTTCTTGGCCGTTTCGAAAGCTTCTTCCTTTTGATTGTTCTCGCTATAACGAAATATTAATGCCAAATAATTAGATTCTTCATCTGGATTATCCTCAACACGTTCTTCCAAGTTTTCAATTTGATCTTTTTTCTTCCCTGTAGCCTTATAAACCTGATTACGCAAAATATCTCGACTTGGTGAAACACCATAAGTTTCATCTAGCTCATCCAACAGTTTTAAAGCATCTTTATAGTTTTCTGTTCTCACATAAAGCGCTGCTAAATCTTCTTTGTAATCTGGATGATATTCTACCAACTGTTCTACGGTTTTAATAGCGCGTTTAAAGTCCTCTTGCTGAATGTAAACATCGTAAAGCTCATCTAAGTACCATTCATTATCTTCATCCATGGAAACTGCCTCTTTTAAAGCGTCTTCTGCGGCACCAAAATTTTTAAGCTTGTTGTAGTTTTTACCTAATTCGTAATAAACAACAGCGACGTCACTTTTAATGTTTAGACATTTTTTTAAAGCTTCAACTGCACGGTCGTAATTTTCGATACCTTTTTGTTTTAGGGCTTCGAAAAAATGTTGCTGAAACTCGTCTTCAACATTACCAAGATCATCGTCTGGTGTTTTGTTGAAATCTACTTGCGCACTTACTGTTATAGGAAAAAATATTCCTAAAACTAGTAATAGTATGTAGATGTGTTGTTTCATTAGTTTTTTAGGAGATTGAATTCAATTATTATTCCAAAACCGAATAATCGCCAATACTTATTGATGTGAATTTGCCATTATAAGTAACATGGTTACCTATCATAGCGTTATCTAAATTAGCGTTTTTAATGCTTGTTTGGTTTTGAATTAAGCTATTTTTAACGGTTGAATTTTCGATAATAGTGTTGTTACCTATAGAAACGTTTGGTCCTACGGTTGTATTGTTTAGCACCACATTTTCACCAATAAAACAAGGTGGAATAACTTTAGAGTTGTTTAACGTCACCGAATCGCTAACCAGTTTCTCTCCATCCTGAGTTAAAAACTGAAGCATTTTTGAATTGGTTTCAACCGTTACGGTTTTATTACCACAGTCCATCCATTCATCCACAGTTCCGGTTTTAAAAACTTTTCCTTCGGCCATCATACGTTTAATACCATCGTTAATTTGGTATTCGCCGCCATGCATAATATTTTCATCTAACACCTCTTGAAGCTTGCTTTTTAGAATACTAATATCTTTAAAATAGTAAATACCAATAACCGCTTGATCGCTTACAAATTGTTCTGGTTTCTCAACCAATTCGGTAATTTCGTTATTGTAATTTAAATTAACAACACCATAAGCTTCAGGGTTTTCAACACGTTTGGTCCAAATTACAGCATCGGCTTGAGGATCTAAATCGAAATCGGCGCGAATTAGTGTATCGGCATACGCAACAACAGCCGGGCCTGACAACGACTCTTTAGCACTCATAATAGCGTGACCTGTTCCTAAAGGTTTATCTTGACGATAAATTGACGTTTTTGCATCCAGACTTTTCCCTAATTCCTGAAGACTACTCACGATATCGTCTCCAAAAAAGGCAGGATCGCCAAGCACAAAAGCAACTTCTTCTATGGGTTGCTTTAATATTTTGGCAATATCTTTTACTAAGCGATGCACAATAGGTTCGCCAGCAACCGGAATTAATGGTTTTGGAACTGTTAAGGTATGAGGGCGAAGTCGTGAACCACGACCTGCCATTGGAACAATTATTTTCATATCATTGCCCGCAAAAGCGGATATCTTTTTTAATTAAACTTGATCTCTATTGATTATAAAATTCCTGTCTGCGCAGAAATTTACTTCACGCCCGTGCTTCCAAAACCACCTTCACCTCTATCGGTTTCGGTAAGCTCGGTGACTTCTTGCCATTCGGCGCGTTCGTGTTTAGCTATAACCATTTGCGCTATACGTTCGCCATTGTTAATGGTAAATTCCTCGTTGGATAAATTCACTAAAATCACGCCTACTTCACCACGATAATCGGCATCGATAGTTCCTGGTGCATTTAATACGGTAATGCCTTTTTTTGCAGCCAACCCGCTACGTGGTCGTACTTGAGCTTCGTAACCAACTGGCAACTCCATAAACAGTCCTGTTCCGACAATCGTACG carries:
- the dut gene encoding dUTP diphosphatase — its product is MTIKIINTSNHELPHYETIASAGMDLRASLSEPRTLKPLERTIVGTGLFMELPVGYEAQVRPRSGLAAKKGITVLNAPGTIDADYRGEVGVILVNLSNEEFTINNGERIAQMVIAKHERAEWQEVTELTETDRGEGGFGSTGVK